The Nicotiana tabacum cultivar K326 chromosome 14, ASM71507v2, whole genome shotgun sequence genome contains a region encoding:
- the LOC142169044 gene encoding uncharacterized protein LOC142169044 — MNNIEGYKRYLGFQHCMTNSNGQIWYFWKGLDHTICIANIDQQLTLNMKDTSNEIDTFVTAVYAKCTPVEREDLWESIGNIHNQIKGPWCMKGDFNVIMDPDEKLSGLPHRMSKSMEFINCMEACGLSDIGFTGKRGLEQGLCRIYQMAQYAGFHAETENKDSMAQRWKHFNLNLTEGNNNILECIPQIIIAHDNTLLTKMPDEEEIKQVVFSMSKDSSPGPDRLNPLLRGLISENQSGFVSGRSITDNVMLTQEIVHGISNLNNEGNVILKLDMAKAYDRKWTSVTQLAYADEIVIFSSENTKSIKLIMKQIRNYECVFGRQVNMDKSFFLTDPKTCAYRINRIRAKTGLLDKSFPFNYLGCPIYIDRKKISYFDSMSTKVIKRLNVWQGNMLSCGGRQVFIKSVINSLLIYILSAINPPKGTLKLIQNHIVSFFWGTCNGKTSTIGLLGKSSIVQRMKLELAKYCSRVHPVGKKWCSGNSQAWKYLLWARDKCEKQITWKINAGKYSFWWDAQKLYNTLPSQIALHIMSIELGQDNKNDYAIWNATEDGHFTNGSAWNMIREHREINVTINKIWHKSIPFKQSFMCWRIFFGRIPIRNSITRLDSQDTEVCRCCPTPARETLQHVFVDGRAAEYKQCTQSGIARMLFPKIDTNGTWSNLCTLMEKLKPAVVCTPVRWIKPALGWIKINSDGSFIRTSRKAGIGGIARDNSGDFVFAFSIPIQANSSSQAEATTVRFGIEWCTQQGYSNIHVETDSLMSLTFLIKEANQVVDLLAKLASTSGNKTLYHSQDNLPREAKGLIQLDKWQFPSFRRRYEKYNFFVS; from the exons atgaacaatattgaAGGTTACAAAAGATACCTGGGATTCCAACACTGTATGACTAACTCCAATGGTCAAATATGGTATTTCTGGAAGGGCCTTGATCACACCATTTGTATTGCCAACATTGATCAACAACTTACCTTAAATATGAAAGATACCTCCAATGAGATTGACACCTTTGTGACGGCTGTTTATGCTAAGTGTACTCCAGTGGAAAGAGAAGACCTTTGGGAAAGTATTGGCAACATTCACAATCAGATTAAGGGTCCTTGGTGTATGAAAGGAGACTTTAATGTTATCATGGATCCGGATGAGAAGCTGAGTGGATTGCCACATAGAATGTCAAAAAGTATGGAGTTTATCAATTGTATGGAGGCTTGTGGACTAAGTGATATTGGCTTTACAG GGAAAAGAGGACTTGAACAAGGGTTATGCAGAATATACCAGATGGCTCAATATGCAGGATTCCATGCTGAAACAGAAAATAAAGATTCAATGGCTCAAAGATG GAAACACTTCAACTTGAATCTCACTGAAGGAAACAATAATATCCTTGAGTGCATACCTCAAATCATTATTGCACATGACAATACATTGTTGACCAAGATGCCTGATGAGGAAGAAATCAAACAAGTAGTATTCAGTATGAGCAAGGATAGCTCCCCAGGACCTGACAG ATTGAATCCTCTTTTAAGAGGTTTAATCTCTGAAAATCAAAGTGGTTTTGTTTCTGGAAGATCTATCACTGATAATGTAATGCTCACTCAGGAAATAGTTCATGGGATTTCTAATCTTAACAATGAAGGAAATGTTATTCTTAAACTTGACATGGCCAAAGCTTATGATAGA AAATGGACCTCAGTTACTCAATTGGCTTATGCTGATGAAATTGTAATTTTTAGTAGTGAAAATACTAAGTCCATAAAATTGATTATGAAACAAATTAGGAACTATGAATGTGTTTTTGGGCGGCAAGTTAACATGGATAAGAGTTTTTTTCTCACTGATCCCAAAACATGTGCATATAGGATCAACAGAATTAGAGCTAAAACCGGCCTCCTGGATAAAAGCTTTCCTTTTAACTACCTTGGTTGTCCTATTTACATTGATAGGAAAAAAATCTCTTATTTTGATAGCATGAGTACCAAGGTTATTAAAAGGTTGAATGTGTGGCAAGGTAATATGCTTTCCTGTGGTGGTAGACAAGTTTTTATTAAATCTGTTATCAATTCTCTGCTTATTTATATTTTATCTGCCATTAATCCTCCCAAAGGAACTTTGAAGCTTATTCAAAATCATATTGTCAGTTTCTTTTGGGGGACTTGCAATGGTAAAACAAGTACCATTGGACTTCTTGGGAAAAGCTCTATTGTCCAAAGAATGAAGCTGGAATTG GCAAAATACTGTTCTAGAGTTCATCCTGTTGGTAAGAAATGGTGCAGTGGCAACTCTCAAGCGTGGAAATACCTTCTCTGGGCCAGAGATAAGTGTGAAAAGCAGATTACTTGGAAGATTAATGCAGGGAAATATAGCTTTTG GTGGGATGCACAGAAACTATACAATACTCTTCCTAGCCAAATTGCGCTACACATCATGTCAATAGAGTTGGGCCAGGATAACAAGAATGATTATGCTATATGGAATGCTACTGAGGATGGTCACTTTACAAATGGTTCTGCTTGGAATATGATCAGGGAGCATAGAGAAATCAATGTCACAATCAACAAGATATGGCACAAATCCATCCCCTTCAAACAATCTTTCATGTGTTGGAGAATCTTCTTTGGCAGAATCCCTATTAGAAATAGTATTACAAGGTTGGATTCTCAAGACACAGAAGTGTGTAGATGTTGTCCAACTCCTGCTAGGGAGACCTTGCAACATGTCTTTGTGGACGGCAGAGCAGCCGAGTAT AAACAGTGTACACAATCTGGTATTGCAAGGATGCTTTTTCCTAAGATTGACACCAATGGTACATGGAGTAATCTTTGTACATTGATGGAGAAACTCAAACCTGCTGTCGTATGTACTCCTGTTCGATGGATCAAACCAGCTCTTGGTTGGATTAAAATTAACTCTGATGGTAGTTTTATCAGAACTAGCAGGAAAGCTGGGATTGGGGGCATTGCTAGAGATAACAGTGGAGATTTCGTCTTCGCATTTTCGATCCCTATCCAAGCCAATAGCAGCTCACAAGCTGAAGCTACAACAGTGAGATTTGGGATAGAATGGTGCACTCAACAGGGCTACTCTAATATTCATGTGGAGACTGATTCTCTTATGTCACTAACATTCCTCATCAA AGAAGCAAACCAAGTTGTGGATCTGTTGGCAAAATTGGCTTCTACAAGTGGAAACAAGACCTTATATCACTCTCAAGACAATCTTCCTAGAGAGGCAAAGGGGCTGATTCAACTTGACAAATGGCAGTTTCCTTCCTTTAGGAGGAgatatgaaaaatataatttttttgttaGTTAA
- the LOC142169043 gene encoding uncharacterized protein LOC142169043 → MKPPTYHEVRVPCLKKEVEKTNKIVEEHKVQWKTYGCSIMMDKWTAKNEKMVINVLVISPRGRLFLESYDASDSSTDSNKMYNLFEKTILKVGKENVVQVVTDNASENKKAGDILKGVFPNIFWTPCAAHCIKLMFGDIFKLAPYSTVFAKAVKIHSYISQRPLLLNMMRRYTNQRNLVKSAKTRFATAIMTLHSFYLQKKNLRTLFMSIEWSEGIYAKEALGKEVARHIVGPYFWNDTVQALKVGNPLVIVLRLVDGERKPPMGYIYEAMDMAK, encoded by the exons ATGAAGCCCCCTACCTATCACGAAGTAAGAGTTCCTTGTTTAAAAAAGGAGGTGGAGAAGACAAACAAGATTGTTGAGGAGCATAAGGTGCAATGGAAAACTTATGGTTGTtccattatgatggataaatggacagcaaaaaatgaaaaaatggtcATTAATGTTTTGGTGATTTCTCCGAGAGGAAGATTGTTTCTTGAATCTTATGATGCTAGTGACTCTTCAACCGATTCCAATAAAATGTACAACTTGTTTGAGAAGACAATATTGAAAGTTGGAAAGGAAAATGTTGTTCAAGTTGTTACCGATAACGCAAGTGAGAATAAAAAAGCGGGTGACATTTTGAAAGGAGTTTTCCCGAATATTTTTTGGACTCCTTGTGCTGCACATTGTATCAAATTGATGTTTGGCGACATTTTCAAGTTAGCCCCATATTCTACAG TTTTTGCTAAGGCGGTCAAGATACATTCTTACATTAGTCAGAGGCCGTTGTTGTTGAACATGATGAGGAGATACACAAACCAAAGAAATTTGGTAAAATCGGCTAAGACAAGATTCGCAACAGCTATCATGACTTTGCATAGTTTTTACTTGCAAAAGAAAAATTTGCGAACCTTGTTCATGTCAATTGAATGGAGTGAGGGTATCTATGCAAAGGAAGCTCTTGGGAAAGAAGTTGCGAGACATATTGTTGGTCCATATTTTTGGAATGACACTGTTCAAGCACTTAAAGTTGGTAATCCTTTGGTTATTGTACTTCGTTTGGTGGATGGGGAGAGAAAACCACCAATGGGATACATTTATGAAGCCATGGATATGGCTAAATAA